A single genomic interval of Lathyrus oleraceus cultivar Zhongwan6 chromosome 7, CAAS_Psat_ZW6_1.0, whole genome shotgun sequence harbors:
- the LOC127102888 gene encoding uncharacterized protein LOC127102888, producing the protein MAEIINDQPPPPPPPTNPPAPFNAKDFVVQKSYWLTGKNYFQWSQFIRHTLKCCDMLDHIEGNPPLVTAPNFPSWDKDDSAIITWLWNSISPEISRNCMYLSSAKVVWEYLRRSYSMKQDMSACYDLKRKIFNTKQGNLSITEYFGVLNGFWIELDQYQNLKMECSKDTAALNTVVERDRIFDFLACLNAEFDPIRVQILGKEKFPDLNEVFYTIRSEETRRQAMLHEQPPDVSALVASKTTRQGPPPSSSKNVRDKFYCEHCNRSGHTKDRCFKLHGREQVLSRGGGSRNMHQYQAHVATHVQDT; encoded by the coding sequence ATGGCTGAGATTATTAACGATCAACCACCTCCACCTCCACCTCCCACAAATCCACCAGCCCCATTTAATGCTAAGGATTTTGTCGTTCAAAAAAGTTATTGGCTTACCGGCAAAAATTATTTTCAATGGTCTCAGTTCATCAGACACACTCTAAAATGTTGCGATATGCTTGATCATATTGAAGGAAATCCTCCTCTGGTTACTGCTCCTAACTTCCCTTCCTGGGATAAAGATGATTCTGCTATTATTACTTGGCTTTGGAACTCCATATCTCCAGAAATTAGTAGAAATTGCATGTATCTCTCAAGTGCAAAGGTAGTTTGGGAGTATCTTCGTCGCAGTTATTCCATGAAACAAGATATGTCTGCTTGTTATGATTTAAAGAGGAAAATCTTCAACACTAAGCAGGGAAATCTTTCGATCACTGAGTATTTTGGAGTTCTCAATGGTTTTTGGATTGAGTTGGATCAATATCAGAATTTGAAGATGGAGTGTAGCAAGGATACTGCCGCCTTGAATACTGTTGTTGAGCGGGATAGGATCTTTGATTTCCTAGCATGCCTTAATGCTGAATTTGACCCTATTCGGGTGCAGATTTTGGGTAAGGAAAAATTTCCTGATCTTAATGAAGTTTTTTACACTATCCGTAGTGAGGAAACCCGTCGTCAAGCTATGCTTCATGAACAGCCCCCGGATGTGTCAGCATTAGTAGCTAGCAAAACAACAAGACAAGGACCACCACCATCATCATCCAAGAATGTTCGTGACAAATTCTATTGTGAGCATTGCAACCGATCAGGGCATACAAAGGATAGGTGTTTCAAACTTCATGGGAGGGAGCAGGTTCTTAGCCGAGGTGGCGGTTCTCGCAACATGCACCAGTATCAGGCACATGTTGCTACACATGTCCAGGATACTTAA